The Paramisgurnus dabryanus chromosome 6, PD_genome_1.1, whole genome shotgun sequence genome has a window encoding:
- the LOC135753251 gene encoding E3 ubiquitin/ISG15 ligase TRIM25-like — MAEANLSVSQDQFICSICLDLLKDPVTIPCGHSYCMSCITNCWNQDDQKRNYSCPQCRQTFNTRPDLYKNVVFAQMVEMLKKTKLQTDRSALSSAGPEDVECDVCTERKYKAIKSCLVCLESYCQTHFERHEELQSGRRHKVIDVTGRLQEMICSQHDKLIEVYCRTDQRCICLLCLVDEHKNHDTVSAAAERTEKQRLLEDKQRKLHQRIQEKEKKLQDLREAVKIHTISAQTAVDDTERIFTQLIRSIERRRSEVIQLIRDQEKTAVSRAEDLLKKLKQEIDDLRRRNDEMEKLSQTKDHISFLQSFQSLSSSSGSSDNITVSSLLSFDDVMKSVTKLKEKMEDFCKEEIEKISEKEMIPTDEPKIREEFLKYFSFFSLDPNTACGVICLYEENTAATRTKTVQLYPDHPDRFDGWPQVLSKESLCGRCYWEIEWSGDNGVYISVSYKSISRKRGGDDGRFGRNDQSWSLFCCPSGCSFWHNKIKTNLPVVSSKIGVYVDHSSGSLSIYSVSDTMTLIHRVNTTFTKPLYPGFSLGYNSTVKLCHI; from the exons ATGGCAGAAGCGAATCTTTCAGTGTCTCAGGATCAGTTCATCTGTTCAATCTGTCTGGATTTACTGAAGGATCCAGTGACCATTCCCTGTGGACACAGTTACTGTATGAGCTGTATTACAAACTGCTGGAATCAAGATGATCAGAAGAGAAACTACAGCTGCCCTCAGTGCAGACAGACCTTCAATACAAGACCtgatttatataaaaatgtggTGTTTGCTCAGATGGTGGAGATGCTGAAGAAGACAAAACTTCAGACTGATCGATCTGCTCTCAGTTCTGCTGGACCTGAAGATGTGGAGTGTGACGTCTGTACTGAGAGAAAATACAAAGCTATCAAGTCCTGTCTGGTGTGTCTTGAATCTTACTGTCAAACTCACTTTGAAAGACATGAAGAACTTCAGTCAGGTAGACGACACAAAGTGATTGATGTGACAGGAAGACTTCAGGAGATGATCTGCTCTCAACATGACAAACTCATCGAGGTTTACTGTCGCACTGATCAGAGATGTATTTGTTTGCTTTGTTTGGTGGATGAACATAAAAATCACGACACTGTATCAGCTGCAGCAGAGAGAACTGAGAAACAG AGATTACTGGAGGACAAGCAGAGAAAACTCCATCAGAGAATCCAGGAGAAAGAGAAGAAGCTTCAGGATCTAAGAGAGGCTGTGAAGATTCACACG ATCTCTGCACAGACAGCAGTGGACGACACTGAGAGGATCTTTACTCAACTGATCCGATCCATTGAGAGAAGACGATCTGAGGTGATACAACTGATCAGAGATCAGGAAAAGACTGCAGTGAGTCGAGCTGAAGATCTCTTGAAGAAACTGAAGCAGGAGATTGATGATCTGAGGAGGAGAAATGATGAGATGGAGAAACTTTCACAAACAAAAGATCACATCAGTTTCCTTCAG agttttcagtctctctctTCATCTTCTGGATCTTCAGACAACATCACTgtctcttctcttctctcttTTGATGATGTGATGAAATCTGTTACTAAACTGAAAGAAAAGATGGAGGATTTCTGTAAAGAAGAGATTGAAAAGATATCTGAGAAAG aAATGATTCCCACCGATGAACCCAAGATCAGAGAGGAGTTCCTAAAGT ATTTCAGTTTTTTCTCTCTGGATCCAAACACAGCATGTGGAGTTATCTGTCTGTATGAGGAGAACACAGCGGCTACTCGCACTAAAACAGTTCAGCTGTATCCTGATCATCCAGACAGATTTGATGGTTGGCCTCAGGTGTTGTCTAAAGAGAGTTTATGTGGACGCTGTTACTGGGAGATTGAATGGAGTGGTGATAATGGTGTGTATATATCAGTGTCATATAAGAGCATCAGCAGGAAGAGAGGTGGTGATGACGGTAGATTTGGACGTAATGATCAGTCCTGGAGTTTGTTCTGTTGTCCCTCTGGATGTTCATTTTGGCACAATAAGATAAAGACAAATCTCCCAGTAGTCTCCAGTAAAATAGGAGTTTATGTGGATCACAGTTCAGGATCTCTGTCCATCTACAGCGTCTCTGACACAATGACCCTCATCCACAGAGTCAACACCACATTCACTAAACCTCTCTATCCTGGGTTTTCGTTAGGTTACAACTCAACAGTGAAACTGTGTCATATATAA